The Thioalkalivibrio nitratireducens DSM 14787 DNA segment GTTTGATTTCACCTATCTCTGGGTACTGATCATCGGCTTCGGCGTGCTGATGTATGTGCTGACCGACGGGTTCGACCTCGGTGTCGGCATCCTCTTTCCGTTCGCACGCAGCGAGCAGGACCGGGACATCCTGATGAACTCGGTCGCCCCGGTCTGGGACGGCAACGAGACCTGGCTGGTGCTGGGCGGGGCGGGCCTGCTGGCGGCATTCCCGCTGGTCTACACGGTATTCCTGCCGGCGCTGTACATCGGCGTGTTCCTGATGCTCGCGGGGCTGATCTTCCGCGGCGTCGCGTTCGAGTTCCGCTTCAAGTCCGCGCCCGGCCGGCGAGCCTTCTGGAACTGGGCGTTCTTCGGTGGCTCGCTGGTCGCGACCTTCGCCCAGGGCGCGGTCGTAGGCACGTTCATCCAGGGCTTCGAGACCGAGAATTTCCGCTATGTGGGCGGGCCGCTCGACTGGTTGACCCCGTTCACCGTGATGACCGGCCTCGGCATGGTCGTCGGCTACGGACTGCTCGGCGCGACCTGGCTGCTGCTGAAGACCGACGGCGAGACGCAGCAGTGGGCACGGCGCTGGGCCTACCGGCTGCTGGCGGCGATGATGGTGTTCTTCGTGATCGTCAGCCTGTGGACGCCGCTGGCCGACGAATACGTGCGCGGCCGCTGGTTCCACAACCTGACCTGGCTGTGGCTGCTGCCGCTGGCCACGGTACTGGTCGCCGCTGGCCTTTGGCGTTCGCTGAGCTGCTGCTACGAAGCCACGCCGTTTATCGCCACGATCGGCCTGTTCGCGTTGTTCTACGCCGGCCTGCTGTTCAGCAAGTGGCCGTACGTGGTCCCGCCGAACTACACGTTCCACGACGCCGCCTCGGCGCCGGAGAGCCAGCTGTTCCTGCTGATCGGGCTACTGTTCGTGATTCCCTTCGTGCTGATGTACTCGGCCTGGACCTACTATGTATTCCGGGGCAAGGTCCGCGCCGACGCGGGGTATCACTAGCTCTCATGGCCAGCGGCCACCCTGCAACATGAAAAGGTGAGCCACGGAAAGCACGGACAGACACGGAAATAAGGATTTGATTTGTTTCATCTTCCGTGATTTCCGTGTTCTTCCGTGGCTATCATTTCACGTTGACTTCCATGCCCCGTGAGACCACCCCCGGTGATGAAAGATGCGTAGGGCGGAAAAGGCCGAAGGCCGTCATCCGCCATCCGGCGCCCGGGATGCCGCGGGCGCCTGGGCACTGCGAACGCCGTGTGGCGGATGACGCTGCGCTATTCCGCCCTACGGGACTCGTCCCCACCTCGGGTTCTTTCACGTTACGCTTGCGGCTAGAGGCCTCACGCCCCACGATCACCCATCCATCAGCGCTTCCCTAACGCAGCGCCCTCCCCCCTCACCCCCGTCCCGCTTGCGGGGGA contains these protein-coding regions:
- the cydB gene encoding cytochrome d ubiquinol oxidase subunit II — translated: MFDFTYLWVLIIGFGVLMYVLTDGFDLGVGILFPFARSEQDRDILMNSVAPVWDGNETWLVLGGAGLLAAFPLVYTVFLPALYIGVFLMLAGLIFRGVAFEFRFKSAPGRRAFWNWAFFGGSLVATFAQGAVVGTFIQGFETENFRYVGGPLDWLTPFTVMTGLGMVVGYGLLGATWLLLKTDGETQQWARRWAYRLLAAMMVFFVIVSLWTPLADEYVRGRWFHNLTWLWLLPLATVLVAAGLWRSLSCCYEATPFIATIGLFALFYAGLLFSKWPYVVPPNYTFHDAASAPESQLFLLIGLLFVIPFVLMYSAWTYYVFRGKVRADAGYH